AAGTTCTGactctaataaaataaatatgcatggtGTGCATATATTTGATGTGAAGTTTGAATCgtgttcataaaaataaaataaaaaagctgttCTGCAATCATAAGTAGGTCAGTTTTAATAGAGGAAGTAGAACAATTTGAGATCTTCTGGTTTAAAGCAGTCATAACTAAAGAATTTGTGTCACTTGTAGTCATGTGAAATAAGAACTGAAATCTGTTCCATCTCTGCCACGCACACTTTTGGCAGTTTTGGTAGTTGGACTgtggattttcttttcttacacAACACCTTCTGATTGCTTGTGGTTGGTGATTGTCTAATACCAGGATTTGGTCATTACCCGAGTGTGTTActagggaaaagaaagaaagaaaaaaacatgagcaCCATGAATTCAAAGCATTCTGCAACTGGTTACTTGTTAGGAGCACGAGGACTGTAAGTGAATTTGGAAACACGTGCTGGTAAATTAGCTTCCACAGAGAAGTTTCACTTCCCTCATTCACTCCAACTCAGGAGCTGCTCCTTTCCTGacaaacagagaaacagagacagagaccaaAGGCATTACTGCAACATCAGAAGGTAAATCTACATGCAAATCTTCTTTGTATACTATTATATTAAAGGTTAGATTAAAGTAAACATTTCGACTGTTCTTTTATATTAAAAGGAAATGCttgtttaaaatgaactgtGAAGGAATTTTCCTTGCAGCCACACTGAATGCAATTATTCATGAGCATATTCTAAACATAAGAGAAAACCGGTTATTGTCTCTGATTtctaaaatgctgtttttttttttaacatgataaacatctatataactataaatagagTTTGTACTTTTCTAGTGATTCTTCCAAGAGGaaatcttacatctttacaatCAGTGATCTATCTTGACAAAGACGCAAACGAATCACAGGTCATGCGTTTAATTAAGTCTAGGCTTCATTCAATTCAGGGGTTGACCGCGGTCATGTGACTTCTCAACAGACACACGGCTTTTTCACGACTTCACAGTAAATCGAGACAGCTCATCTCAAACATCACTAAGGAAGAAGCGTATTAAAGGTCACATGGTTTGTGTTGGGGTACAGTGGCCCATGGGATAACCTGAATGATCTGCTCAAGATCAGCTCCGTAAATCATGCCAGCTGTTTCTCTTATAGATCGTGGAGGCTTTAgcaaaaaatatgtacacaagGAAATTGTAGCAGTATAATTGAAGCAGTACATTCTCGGTAGTTCCATACCATCGCACAAGGAAGTTCACGAACTTCCTGTTAGTCACATGCTGAAATGGATACGTTACTGTGAGTcgataaaaaacaataaaggcCTTGTTAACTCTGATAAATGTAGAATGAATTTGAAGACATAAGCAACCTTTTTTTAACTTTGTTCATTCATGTCATTGTTCATATGGTACAATAGTTACATCAATCactggacaaaaaaaagtgttgcttTTCTGTCAAATAAAATGCTGTAACATTTGCTCAACTCTAAACTCTTTAGTTTTCAACTTATTTCTATGCATGCACAGGTGAGGGAAAGAAATTCAAGAAAAGACACTACTGTTAATTATCAAATTACTACAAGTTATTATAATCAACTTTGAATGTGGCCCTGGATTGCCGTATAATGCTCCTTAAAGAAAATTTCAGTCAGTGTTTTTATCAGCACAGGTCACATGATTGTCTGactgaaacgtgtgtgtgtgtgtgttatctagTGTGATTAAAAGCTTTGACTTGGCAAGAGAACGCTTGCAAAAGTGTCAGGTTTCCAAAATAGCCCAAGGGATTTACGGAGAGAcagattacacacacatgctgctgATCTGGCCTGGTGcccacttgtgtgtgtgtgtgtgtgtgtctcaggtcAGAGTGGACATGGTGtctctgtggtgtgtgttggcTTTGCTCACCTTTTTCTCTCCGGAGGCTTCAGGAACTAACCCCGGAGTTATAGTTAGAATCACACAGAAGGGACTCGAGTATGGTGAGTACTGCACTATAGACAAGTCTGAATAGTTCATATagcaaacaaaaatacagtaatatacagtgccctctactaatattggcacctttggtaaatatggagcaaagaaggctgtgaaaaattgtctttaatgtttaacctttttgatctttgttcaaaaaatttacaaaaatactctgctcttatggatatcaaacaattgcaaacacaccacaggtttatatatataaaaaaaactttgttaaatataggtgtgcaacaattattgccacccttttagtcaatactttgtgctacctccctttgccaagataacagctgtgAGTCTTCTCCTCTATTACAGAGGAATCAAGATCTGAGATATCTCAGTCTACTGCCATTCTGAAATCCTAGTACAGCTACAATAAAAAGGCCTGATATTCAAAGGAACtccattttattttgcattttccgCTTCATCTTTGTACAATTTCATATTTCTGAGCGGTTGTTTCTCCTGCAGGTCGTCAGATTGGCCTTGTCACCCTACAGAAGAAGCTCAAAACCGTCAAAATCCCAGACATGAGCGGCTCGGAGAAAGTGTCTCCCATAGGCAAAGTCTCGTATAGTCTGACAGGGTGAGGCGGAAAATCTACTCTTCTTCTATTTCTATCTTAAAATGGACAAAATATTACCAGGTTACTTATtctaagagattttttttttttaatcttgactTGTATCAGAATGAAACCCATCCTGCTCCACGTCAACATAATAGATAGTTATCtaacaatatataatttagaGATTTAATAATTGAATTTCTTTGGGGGGGAGAGACAAAATATGTAGTTTGGTCAGTCAGTAaagtatttatatgtatatatgtttgtgtattagTTTTTACATACCATATGAAGGTCACTGATTGCAAATGTCTGCCTGTGATGTTGCTCTTTACAGGGGAGAATCGTAGAGGTACCGATAATTATGAAACCAATGTCCTGCATATATTtctgcagaagaaaaaaaacagctgaaaaatgatgaaatatgaCACATTACTTGTGGACTGATCCTGATAACCCTCGTTatatttcattctttctgtcCCCAACAGCATACAGATCCTAGATCTCGGGTTGCCCAAGTCGGCTGTGGGGTTGGTACCTGGCACCGGGGTGCGTCTGTCCATCGGCGACGCCTACATTAACCTGCATGGCAACTGGAGGGTCAAATACCTCAGAATCATGTATGCAAATGTCACACGATTGTCTATTTTCTGTGTACTGTAAGATATTTGTACTGAACATGATGTACGTTTTGTAGAAAGGACAGCGGATCGTTCGACTTGTCCGTTAGCGGACTCAGCATCAGCGCCACCATCAGCGTTAAAGGCGATGACACGGGGCGTCCGGTGGTCAGCAGTGCTAACTGTGCAGCCTCTGTTGGCAATGTCAATATCAAGTTTCATGGAGGTGCCAGGTAATCCATCACATCTGCTACATACCAAGCTAGGTATAAAATTATCTCTATAAATAAGAGTTCACGGTTTTTGGTGTATCACTATAACTtccagtttttaaaaagatcaTGAGAGCAAGTATCAAATTATGAATTTAACAATTTACAAAACATGTTTGAGGTTTGCTTCTTTGATTTTGCACTTGTACACGAGCTAATAAGTAACTAGAAGTTTAGCAGGTGttagatgggctggtttgtgtatttctctagagtttataccgAATGGTAcgtaaaacaaagcaaaaaaacataCAGCGCGTCGCAATTTTGCcgatggaaatgccttgttgatgactgagaggtcagaggagaatgaccagattcaaataagcactctttacaaacgtggtgagcagaaaggcatctccagaatgcacaacacatcatgGGATGGGCTACGACAGGAGAAGACCCCATTGagctccactcctgtcagccaagaactaGAATCTGAGGGTAAAGTTGGCAGAGATTCACCCAGAATACAAACTTTTGGTAATGCACTTATAtaagcgcttttttaaccttagcagttagaatccaaagcgctttacactgagtctcattcacccattcacacacacacactcacacatcagTGGTAGTatagctgccatgcaaggcactaacttgccattgggagcaacttggggttcagtgtcttgcccaaggatacttcagtatgtggagtcatgtgggctgggaatcgaaccaccaaccgtacgattagtggacaacccgctctaccacttgagccacagccgcccattttttttcaattggcCAGTTTCAACCTATTACCTATTTACTCTTTAAAGTGTTCCTAAATATAGTTTAAGTGACTGGGAAAATACTGTAAAAATTCCCTGAATACTTCACTACAATTTCCTAACAAGGAAAAATGGAACCATCACGGTTTACTCTTTTTCCACGTGATGTAATATGTTTTTACAAACAACAGAACGCTTTATTTCAATTGTTGTTAGatgcatgagaaaaaaaatgaattcctTCAACTCGGAGCAGTCACTACCTCTGACATTGTTtgtattatgtttatattaaccTGCACAGAGAAATTGATATTTCcagtaaataatattttattccatttccTTTCCACTCACTCAGCTGGCTGTATAATCTGTTTAAGGACTACATCGAGAAGGCTCTGCGCAGTGCGCTACAGAAACAGGTATCAACACGCCAAGTAAGTAAAACGGAAGGAAATCAGGTGCTTTTCATTTCGTTAAAAATGCTTGTTGTTTTAGATCTGTTCTCTGGTGGCTGAAGCCATAGAGGAGATGAATCCCCATCTGAAAACTCTAAATGGTAGGGTCGATATGCACGCGCAATATTCAACACACGATATATTCAACTATATCCCTTACGCTTTGACATGAACATGACTAAAATCCCAGAAGACTGATATTTACATGCTTTCATACGTTTTAGTTCTCGCACAAGTTGACAAGTACGCTGAAATCGAGTATTCCATGGTGGAGTCTCCACTCATATCTAATTCCAGCATTGATCTCAGTTTAAaggtgagctgaagctgaattCCCCCtgaaaaaaaagtctatatgtaatatttatcttttcacgtctctctctgtctctctctctctcatgctctgcAGGGGGAGTTCTACAACATCGGGCAGCATAAGGAGCCCCCGTTCTCCCCTACACCGTTCTCCCTGCCTGCTCAGGACAGCAACATGATGTATATCGGATTATCAGCCTTCACCCTGAACTCAGCCGGATTCGTGTACAACAACGCCGGAGTGCTCAGCCTCTACGTAACAGACGACATGGTGAGCTACAACCACTGCTGTCTGTTTCTTATGAAAAATGAATACTATATCAATAATACTATAACTCTAGAAATATTTGCACCCTTTAGAAATTTGAGATTAAAACCTGCGTCTCTGCCAGGAGGCCAAGACCCCAGACATACACCCAGTCAAGACAGAAATGGTCATATCACACAAAACTCACATTTTGTACCAGTCTCTGgatttttcccttcattttctctctaatttCATTATACAtgacacgtgcttcctctgagacacatgaagccagccagcCGAATATTTTTGAACTCATGCAGCATTacaggaaagtgctatctaccctcttccacatacatgaaccCATACACAGATGCCCataattggctagtgtcactgtgattgacagggaagagagagTACAGTATGTGAtccttcccacccagagagaAAAGGCCAATTTTTGCTCTTTTGGACTCCCAGTAACGGATGACTGTGGGatcatcaggattcaaactcgtgACCTTGGGAAGCTGAATTCATCTGAATGTTCCTTTTCTGAATTGGTCATGTCCATTCACAAACCTGACAACAAAATGgagtttgaaatgttttgcatgGAGGAGGGTTCAAGATTTTCTACAAGTGTCTTTAAGcaggatttttgttgttgttgttgttgttgttgttgatctTTTCATCAAGGGTGCCACTAATTCTCAAATTAACTTTAGATTCTCTATAATGAAACAGAGctttacttttttcctgtggaCTTTGTAGTGCACTAAATCACATTCATAGATTAACGGAGTGTAAAATATGTATCTTTCCAGATCCCTTCCAGTTTTCCTATTCGACTGAACACAAAGACATTTGGGACCTTCATTCCACAAGTAAGaaaaaaacttgccattttCTTAACACTCATTTTGTGGTTTTCTTAACACTCAAAGAGGTTTTgagcaaaagttttaggcaccctatttttaatacaaactttgttatagactTTTATTTTACAACGTCTACATTATCCAgtaagtacaaaaacattttagattcccatacattagttttccagcacaaaattaaacattaaaaatgtttgtatgtcagtaaattaagcagcatattaagtggtaagatacacttttcagacaaaaaaaacacactgaaggctgctggattttgctgcaaattAAGAAGCaaagaagaaccgtgtctggttctgcaagatactccataaaacttacagctcattaccttataaaactgcactaattatacctgagactactttttttttcttttaaagcaaagggtcgtcacaccaaatatcgcCTTTGTTCCATTTATGACTGTTTACTGCTCAttatagtgtttttgttttttaatggagaaacatttaatttcattattttgaacgCATATTTGCTCTagagcatttctttgcatgtgtatAATAGAAAAAAGGTTGAGAATAAATTCCACCTTCAAGATGGTGGCTAAAATTAATTAGCATGATCTTACTGGTCATTATTAGCATTGTTCTGGTGAAATATTTCCTTAACTGAAAACATTTAACATGGGTATTTTTGGATTGGAGAGTATGTGACATTTGTAGTGTTTTGGCTGAAGAATTCTTTAACATGTTTTGGGTAAGGGATCTCTGTAATGAGCAATACTTAGCAGCTGCATATTTGGGTGAAGAACTGTTTGAACACGTGGATGTTTAGGTTAAATATCCCTTTAATGAGTCATGTTTAGCAGTTGCCGATTTGGTTGAAGAATATATTTACCGTagatatatcatatatcatatttgTGTGAAGCATAACTACACTCAGCAATATTCAGCATGACAATATTTGGGTGAAGTATCCCTTTAATAGGGTAACCTTGGAATTATAAGGTTCTACTCAAAAAAATACTTACAGTCATAGAAATTCAATatcttaaatttttttctaaaagtctCAGATTATTATCGTATAATTCCGAGCTCTCGACTTATCATTAGCATGTTTGCATGAAGTAACTCTTTAACGTGCAACTCCAGATTGCTAAGCAGTACCCTGGGCTGATGATGAAGCTCCTGGTGAAGGCTGAGAAGGAGCCGAATGTCTCATTTGAGCCCGACAACGTGACGCTGCAGGCAAGCAGCACAGTTACAGCCTACGCCATTCAGCCCAACGCCACGCTGTCTCCTCTCTTCGTCCTCAACGTCGTGAGTAACACCGACATGACGTGACTTTCTGGGAGGAGTTAAATATTTCTTGACACGTGATAcacgtgttttgttttcagaatGCCAGCGTGAGCGCTCGGATTTACGTCAGTGGCCTCACAGTGGCTGGAAATTTGAGTCTCAACGAGTAAGTTCCAGAATGTAATAAACCGTAAATATTCTGTCTGAACATATgggattttaatttatttattcatatatttctaTAGAATGGACATGACATTAGCGACGAGCTACGTGGGACCGTTTCAGGTACAAGGTCAAACAGACCAATTTTAATACATCTGCTGAAGCATAAATCTAAATGTCCAATCATTTTCATGTCCAACAGGTGAAATCACTCGACAGTTTTCTCACCATGATCATGAAAGCTGTCGTGATACCCGTGGTTAATGGTGAGTACATGATCTGATCCATTGtgatttcttttattgtttttttttttaaatctctgaaATGCTCTCAACAGCTCTCCTACTTCAAGGATATCCTCTACCTGCCATTGGAAACATGAATCTGGTCAACACTCAGCTACAGATCCTGAAGGTACGAGAATGAAATTTGGTCAACTTTATAACAGATGCcctttttaataaatgtatctAATCCTTGATTCTGAACATTTGGCTAGGATTATGTGTTAATCGGGACAGACGTCCAGTTCACCGGATAGGCCTTACCTGATGTCTACTAACAGTGGATTCCTTTTACAAACAAAACTGTTTGCTTCCTTTCTTTACAACTATAAATGACCTTTAtacaaattcataaataaataaataaataaataaataaacataatttctacgtctggttttttttttgcccccatCAACTCCATCCAAGGCCTGAGGAACATGTTAACATACAGCGGCCTGTTCATTACGATGCTTGGCACAAGTCCATTTCCTGTTGTCACTCAAGGAGGTGTGGCTCAGAGCATGGCCTCGTCGCAGGCTCTGGGAGTTCGCTGACATAGTCTgcaaaaaagacagaaagagcagTAAAGAACTGATTAAGGACAGGTTCATCAGTGCCAATGTGCATCTGATTGTAACCTTGAACTGAAAAGAGATGCACAAGAAAATTTAAGAGCCTGATGTTAGAGCTCACCCTCACCCTTATCTGTACATAGTCCCTCAGCTTCGTGTACAACAATGCCGGAGTGCTCGGCCTCTACGTAACAGACAACATGGTGAGTTACAACCACTGTAGGCTGtcacttatttaaaaagttaCTTTGTGTGTAAGCCGAAGCAGCGGCAACATGACGTTCACTAGATGACATGTCTGAGCCAAAACATTCCTGTCAGTCAGGTTTAACAGAGTTagacacagaccacagggtgagtgccccctgctggcctcactaataccacttccatgAGCAACATTAGTtctccccaggaggtctcccattcaggtactggccaggctcaaccctacttagcttcagtgggaaaccagacAACAACTGCAGGGACATTTGGTTCTGTTAACAGCTCCatagaagagagagatagatggatgggtaatttgttcattttattgctGACTTCCTAAGCTATTGTAGCATgtcagaaaatatatattttttaaagattaacACAGCAAGTATACTCATGTATATGTGGGTTGGTTGAATGCGACTCCAACGAGGATTTCAAGTCTTCACAGTtgctaaaaaattttaataacgatttgtgaaataaattaaccAAACAAAACAGGAGAATGTGAATTTCTCTTGCAACCCTACTTGGAAATCAAGGGTCACAAACCCTTGTTTGGGAAGCCCTTGTTAAGGTCCAGTGGCCTGTTCCTTACTATGCCACTCAAGTTCATTTCCTACTGCCAGTCAGGGAGGTGTGGCTGAAGGCGTGGCCTCGTAGGCTCTGGGAGTTCGCTGAAGTAATCTATAAAGGAAAAAAGCAGAAAGATCCGGCAAACGATCGTCGCAACCATGCAGCACTCTTATATTACGGCAACACAGAGTAAATCACACAGACATAAAGTAGCAGCTTTACCCATGCCAATGTGCACTGATTGTAACTTTGAACTGAGCAGAGAACGAACAAAGAATGTTTTCATCTCACCTTCACTAGTACATAGTCTCCCGCTTTAACAGGGGCAGTAATAGTGCCTGTGGGATCAGAGGGCAGATCCTTTCTGGGAAAAATCACTTTGACGTTGCCGTCATTCCGACCGCAAAGATCCTCGGGTGACCTTTTACTCTCCTGCAACATATAAAGACAATCAAATTTTACGGGATCTAAGTAGCATTATGCAAGGGATCACACGAACAATCTTTCGTCCGCTTTTATGctgtttgaataaaaatgtgaaattccatagaagaaaaaaaaaacgaagaaaaTGAGCCAGCAAGTTGAGAGAGTGTCCTCAACCTTAAGTTTAGCATATGAACTTCATATCAATTTTAATATGGCTGCTTTCACCGGGCAATAAAAAAGATTACTGTAGTTAGTTAAGCTAGctacgttagctagctagcttgtttcTACTTCATGAGCTTTTGGTTCTCAGACCAAGCATTCTTGGAGGAGACTATGTTTGTTTCCCACTACCTCGAAAGTCATACCTTGACataagtttaataaataaataaataaataaataaataaatatttgacagTTCCTTGCAGTACTCACTCCCTCCACTAGGATGAGCTGCGTGCTCCCTGTGAGAGCTGCGTTCACTTTATCAGCTTCCTCTCGGAACACAGATACGAGCTCTTCCAGACGCCTCTGCTTTACCTCGGCAGGGACGTCGTCTTGGAGACGGTGGTACGCGTGCGTTTTCTGTAGAGAAATCAGGTGTTAGCGCTTTCTACAAATAATGTTAGGTTGTGTACGAGCGATGCGACCGCTCACCTTCCTCATGCTGTAGGCGAACAGGAAGCCTACGTTGTAGCCCACCTCCCTGAGCAGAGACAGCGTCTGCTGGTGGTCCTCCTCCGTCTCGCCACAGAACCCGGCAATGAAGTCACTGCTCAGACTGACCCCTGAGTGTAGAAACGATGTGTATTTATAGCGTTTTTAACTTGCACTGGATTACTAGATTTTACACGCTGACTGGTTAATAATCCTGAAATAAACCTGGGATTATCTTTCGAATGTTCTCCACCAAGTCCAGGTACGCCTCCCTGGTGTAGCTGTTAAAAATAGAGAGCAACGTGACTTAACGTGAGGCTCGAGGCGTCCGAGAGAAACTCTCCTGGTTGTGTGAATTCTTATCGCCATCTTACCCGCGTCTCATGGATTGTAAAACCCGACTGCTGCCGCTCTGAGCTGGGAGGTGGATCTGCTTACAGATGTTGTTCCTCTCCTGGATCAACTCTAATACctacataaaacaaacatacacgcaaatatatttgaatagtCTTGAAAAGCCTATTAAAGTCGAGCAGCGAGTACTTTTTTCATACGGACTAAAAGGAATTACGGTCCTATAAGGAACTACGGTATCAGTAACCTGTATACCTCATCCGGAAAGTCTTTGGGATGTGGAGAGGTGAAACGTATCCTCATGTCAGAATCGATTGTGGAGACCCGGTCCAGAAGATCAGCGAAACGTAGGCCTCCATGCTTTTTGCGATACACCGTGTTGAAACCCCGACTCAGATCTGAAACCAGCCCCGAGGTGCTGATCTGCGTCTCCGAGACGTCCCTGTAGCTGTTCACATTCTGCCCTAACAGAGTCACCTCCTTCACTCCCTACAGCCACCGGAATAATTCACACAAATATATAGTACACGTTTTATCAATGAATAATAACTAGAGTATagctttaaaaaagaagaagaggaagaagtagTCACCTGGTCAGAAAGCCTGCGCACTTCTTCCAGTATGGAGGACATGGGTCTGCTCCGCTCTCTCCCGCGAGTGAAAGGCACGATACAGTAGCTGCACATGTTGTCACAGCCACGCATAATGGACCTGATGGATAAAATCAGAGCGTGAGATGAAGAGGATGAGCGTGACTTTCCCTTGAAAGAAGGGAAGTCAATCAGAGAGCTTCAGTGTGCATTCGAAGAGTGGAgcgaattttttttattttttttttgccgtcgTGTTAGGTCTGAATGTGGATGGTGAAATAAAGGTAACTTTCTGGATTGTTCTCTAATCAGATCTGAAAATGTGAAGTCACGCCCGTTGCTATTATTCACTATTTTTCTACGATCCTGAAGAGGATGCCATGAAGAGCTCCAGCTGATCACGACCTGTACTTCCTACGTTGTCAAACTCCATCAATTAACCTCGATCATCTGTTCTCTGATCTGCTGACGTTTTTCATCTCAGccatgtgtaaaaatgttttgcaatatactgtacaagGGCGTCCCCAAAAGTCTCCTTACGCAgtggaaattaacactttttagcaaaattttcttaaaatttatttattttatttttttcaaaaagtgtttaagaatgcctttgagcATGGGAACCTTCATGCTCACACAAAAGCGCTGTGTCCTGCACGATGGATCGGCATGACATCAGCGTAGGTCTCCTCCAGAGAAAGCAGGACGTTGCTGGCTCGCTGACCTCCATGAGCGAGAGACAGGAGTCGTGGTAGGTCTCTGTAAGCGTCGGGTCCTGCTATGACGTCCACCACCTTCTCCCTTTCTAACAGCTCAGTCTTCAGTCGCTCTGCCATGCAGCCTGGATgagtggaacacacacacacacacacacacacacgtttaaaaaaatcccaaactcttcttccacaaacacaaaaacacacaagttGAGAAATAAACTTGTAGACAAAACTTACCCAGTACTCCTATTTTTAACGGGACATCATCCTTTGGCCGCTTCTTTTTGAGGACTCCAAGCTGTTTGAGTCTGTTCCAGATCACCTGCTCTGCTTTTTCCCTGCGCAGAACAGAAAACAGAAGTAAATTCAATGCTACTGAGCCATCACACATCCCTGAAAATATGTAAACAATTAACGTGCTGCAAAAAAACGACATCTCGGCAAGTTAAGATATCTTGGATATAGTCAAATATATCTATTATTTCCTATTACTAGATGACAAGAAACTAAATATAAgacctttttttattcttttcaagCTTCATATTGTTCTTATTGTATTGCCAGATTATTTtgttctttctagaaataaaatgagcaaaaagatCTGCCAGTAGAACAAGACTGCTTCAAGCTTTAAATTGTCtagaaataagtttaaaaaGCTTATATTCGGTTTattgttatataatataatataataggaaatactagatattTTGACTGTATTCAAAACTTGCTAAGACTTCGTTTTTGAAGCAGAGTGTTTTGACCGCGCCGAAGTAGTGCTAAGCAGTCGGGTCcaacaatatttaaaatgtacactactttttatttatttattcccccccacatttaagaataataataaagtcatcaaaactctggaataacacaactGCAACTACGGGAATTatgttgttataaaaaaaaatcctaaataaattttatatgatatattattattttataataattttatattttagcatcttcaaagtagacacactttttgcctagaatttccagaaatgtattcttggcattttctcaaccaatttcttgaggaatttccctgagacgCTTTTTAAATAGTATTAACGTAGTTCTCACCTAcactggactcttatcggctgcttttcgggatatttcgctccgagtcgtccatttaaaaaatatttttttgtaaataaaatgttcgttttctaatgaaagaaacaaatatgtcggcacaaatatatttttgtttacaacacc
This window of the Ictalurus furcatus strain D&B chromosome 21, Billie_1.0, whole genome shotgun sequence genome carries:
- the LOC128625143 gene encoding bactericidal permeability-increasing protein translates to MVSLWCVLALLTFFSPEASGTNPGVIVRITQKGLEYGRQIGLVTLQKKLKTVKIPDMSGSEKVSPIGKVSYSLTGIQILDLGLPKSAVGLVPGTGVRLSIGDAYINLHGNWRVKYLRIIKDSGSFDLSVSGLSISATISVKGDDTGRPVVSSANCAASVGNVNIKFHGGASWLYNLFKDYIEKALRSALQKQICSLVAEAIEEMNPHLKTLNVLAQVDKYAEIEYSMVESPLISNSSIDLSLKGEFYNIGQHKEPPFSPTPFSLPAQDSNMMYIGLSAFTLNSAGFVYNNAGVLSLYVTDDMIPSSFPIRLNTKTFGTFIPQIAKQYPGLMMKLLVKAEKEPNVSFEPDNVTLQASSTVTAYAIQPNATLSPLFVLNVNASVSARIYVSGLTVAGNLSLNEMDMTLATSYVGPFQVKSLDSFLTMIMKAVVIPVVNALLLQGYPLPAIGNMNLVNTQLQILKDYVLIGTDVQFTG
- the cdk5rap1 gene encoding CDK5 regulatory subunit-associated protein 1, whose product is MKAAGSLRLFMFSVYKSLSRRARDYHRRYCSTGATPTVNEDESRLREFKTRLRSGPGLTNFIKHSSANKNKVHEYEELYLPENSAEANLRKVYFETYGCQMNVNDTEIAWSILQKGGYQRTADLSEADVVLLVTCSIREKAEQVIWNRLKQLGVLKKKRPKDDVPLKIGVLGCMAERLKTELLEREKVVDVIAGPDAYRDLPRLLSLAHGGQRASNVLLSLEETYADVMPIHRAGHSAFVSIMRGCDNMCSYCIVPFTRGRERSRPMSSILEEVRRLSDQGVKEVTLLGQNVNSYRDVSETQISTSGLVSDLSRGFNTVYRKKHGGLRFADLLDRVSTIDSDMRIRFTSPHPKDFPDEVLELIQERNNICKQIHLPAQSGSSRVLQSMRRGYTREAYLDLVENIRKIIPGVSLSSDFIAGFCGETEEDHQQTLSLLREVGYNVGFLFAYSMRKKTHAYHRLQDDVPAEVKQRRLEELVSVFREEADKVNAALTGSTQLILVEGESKRSPEDLCGRNDGNVKVIFPRKDLPSDPTGTITAPVKAGDYVLVKITSANSQSLRGHAFSHTSLTGSRK